Proteins found in one Kwoniella bestiolae CBS 10118 chromosome 1, complete sequence genomic segment:
- a CDS encoding ubiquitin-conjugating enzyme E2 4, with translation MALKRINKELIDLGRDPPSSCSAGPINDNLFQWQATIMGPADSPYAGGVFFLSLTFPTDYPFKPPKVQFTTKIYHPNINANGSICLDILRDQWSPALTISKVLLSICSMLTDPNPDDPLVPEIANTYKTDRPRYEATAREWTRK, from the exons ATGGCTCTCAAGCGAATTAACAAG GAATTAATCGATCTCGGACGTGATCCCCCATCTTCATGCTCTGCCGGTCCTATCAACGATAACCTCTTCCAATGGCAAGCTACCATCATGGGACCT GCCGATTCACCTTATGCCGGCGGTGTATTCTTCCT CTCACTGACTTTCCCTACCG ACTACCCATTCAAACCCCCCAAGGTCCAATTCACCACCAAGATCTACCACCCAAATATCAACGCTAACGGTTCAATCTGTTTGGATATCTTGAGGGATCAATGGAGTCCTGCATTGACCATCTCAAAGG TTCTTCTCTCGATCTGCTCAATGTTGACAGATCCCAACCCTGATGATCCTTTGGTACCGGAGATTGCTAAC ACCTACAAGACCGATCGACCTCGATATGAAGCTACAGCAAGGGAATGGACTAGAAAGTGA